The Magnolia sinica isolate HGM2019 chromosome 9, MsV1, whole genome shotgun sequence sequence CAGTCCTTTGGTCTATCTTTTCTCTCACAACTGAGGGTATATGAGAGTAAGAGTTACAACTAAATACTCACAACCCTTAGTAGTCTACATCacgaccactccacacttcttctgAAATTTTACTGTTTATTAGTGTAAAGGGGAACCGGTTCACtaagtaacaagccgtgttaataaCCTCAATCCATAGATATTTGCGTAACCCAGTATTGCTCAGCATACTTCGGGCTCTCTTTAAGAGAGCCTAATTCATTCATTCTGCTACACCATTTTGATCTGGTGTGTGCTTGACTTTGTTATTTCATATGATCCCCTCATCTTTACAAAACTGATTAAATTCATTCGAATTAAATTTTTCACAATTGTATATCCTCAACGCTTCTAATTTTTGCCATGACTATTTTTCTATTATCTTCTTCGACATCTTAAAGGTGGCATAAACactggatttatttttcataaagtaaacccaaacttttttaTAATAGTCATCTATGAATGAGACAAAAATGATAACCCCTTTCCAGAAATAATAGACGACGACCCCCATACATCCAAATGCACAGAGTCTAACACACCCTTACTAACATGCCTTTTAGATTTAAaacattgtttaccatatatacaatgctcacatatattaaaatcatgAATCAAGCAACGAACATAGAGAAGTGTGCATGCCACAACCGTGCTGATGTGGATTTCATTATAGACGTTGTAGCTCCACCTGATACGATATtctcgatcaacttgtaaaggttaccgCTCCACTGTGCCTTCATCATATGAGTACCCCTTTTCAAGCTTGAGGACACGATCAAACATGGTAAACTTGCACTCAAATGCATTGAAAGCTCCCAGGGATATCAAATTCTATCTCAGTTCAGGAATGCATCTCACATCCGTTAGGATTTgctccattccatcaaacatcttgatgtacaCCGATCTAACACTAACAACCTTACATGCAAATTCATTTCCCATAAACACTTGGCCACCATCAAgctcattgtaactagtgaaccaactatGCTGAAAGGTTATATGGTATGAAGCCatcgaatccaaaatccactcattttTGAAATACTTGAATTTGGATATGGTCAGAACGTCAAAACCTCCCTAGATTCTGCTATGTTAACCTCTTTCGACATTTCATCTTATTTTTTCTGTTTCTGTGCTTTAGGATTCTGACAATTCTTCTTCATTTGTCCATGTCTTCTATAGTTTCAGCACTCTATCTTCCCCTTGCCCTTAGACTTGGACTAAGATCGTGATTTTCCATTCTCCCGCTTCGAATTTCTTCCCCTAACAACCAACACATCTATAGAGGAACCACCACTACTGTCATTCTTTCTCAACTACTTTGAATGAAGGGCTGAAATGACCATTTTGACATTTTTAGTCTCCCAACTATGGCACATAGTATCTACGAGACTCTCATAATATTCTGAAAGAGAAGTCAACAGATTAGGGCTTGGTCTTCCTCACTAATCGTCACTTTCACACTCGTCAATTTGCAAAGTAACTGGTTAAATGCACTTATGTATTCATTAATATCAGACCCTTCTACCATCTTTAGGTGATATAATTTTTTTCTCTAGATACAGATGATTTGAAAGAGATTTTGTCGTGTACAAACTTTTTAACTTTTTCTAAAATCCTACAACGGTCTTTTGATCAAGGACATTATAAATGACCTCGTCAGACATGCATAATTGAATCGAGGTTTTTACTCGATCATCCAGTTCTTCCCACTCTTCTTCAGTCATAGTTTTGTGATGCTTCCCTACATCAAGGAGTAATGCCTGttgcaatccttgttgaactagaagGCCTATCttcttcaccttccatagttcaatGTTATTTTTATTGGTGAACTTTTCAGTTTCATACTTAATGTTCAATCCCTTCATCTACATATTTTAGatttaaactcaaatcccaacgtataactctgataccacttgttagagGATCGATGAAGTAAACCCTAAATTCGAATCAAACATGTAAAAGATAAACACAATAAAGCATGCACATGAATACATGATTTTATGTGAAAATCCGTTGTGGAAAAAAACCACTGCACAAAGTGGCAAGCaaatccactatgaagaacgaattAATTAGAAGACATTAGATGAACTTACAGATGCAAAACCCTTCAGAAAACCCTAACCTTCCTTCAAAACACTCTTAAAAATATTTCAGCTGTCTTAGTCATATCCTAATCTCACATTACACCAATATTTATAGCATAACACTAGGAATAGTAAACAATCTGCATAATTACGCAAAACTGCGTACGTCGTCGATTAACATCAATCGAGCAACCATCGATTGATGGGCAACCACTTGTTTGGTCGCTAGAACATGCTCAAAATGGTTCAGAGAGTTTACAAGTATTATTAGAAAATAGTTGATCACTTGAACCTCTCAGGTCAATCAACCGAGCCTGTTTAAAGCTGTCTAAAGACTTGTCTGTATAATCCGAGGCTCACTCGATTGATCGATTAGTTTGGTTGATCGATCGTGACCCCTATTTCATATACATATACAAATTGAAAACATTTAGACAATCATAGGGCATGGTTTCATCATGGCCAAACTTACTTTTCAATGTGGTGGAGGAGACTAGGCATAGCTTTTCTCCCAACTGTTACTTTGGTGTAGTTCATCTTAATCAAATGTCAGCCTGTTTTTTGGCCCTGTGCCTAACAAGAgattacacatttaatggttAGAATGGATTTGAGTTACAATACATTCAAGCTATATGGGGCTTACTATGATGTTTAAGTGACATAGATCTTCATTAGATGCACTGCTCCACACAGGCCTAGATCCTAAAATTAGTTAATTATTAAGTCGGGTGTGTTGCATCAAAGATAAAAATGGGGAACAGTTGGCTTGCCCTACCTCAACCTGTCTGTTGGACATCCTTGTATGTTCTTGTtcagatgatcccaaccattcatctggtggataCTAAAATGTGGATGGGTCGGGGATCAAAGTTAATGCTGATTGGTCATCATAGTCAGCCAATGAATGAACTTTTTCCTATTAAGTGTGGACTATTTACTGTTTTTGACCTTCTTTTGAATCTAGTAGAGATTACCAGTAATTGACCTAGAAGGCCTAGAAATGTAAATGATTCATAAAGTCTGCTTGATGATCTGCACCTGGATCAGATATGGAGAGTTTGGCTTTTTCCTTGTGTGCAATCCAAGTTGGTTCCAAATAAAAGTTTGGAGAAGAGAACTCAGATGGCGGATCGCAAAGTGATCTAGCAGTCCACTAGTAGGAAAGAGTTCAAGGGAGGTGGCCAAAGACAATGAGCTTATGGACCTCAGAATGGCTGGGGGAGGACTGGTCCAACTAAGGGTAAAGGCTGAAAGGCCTATTAACAAAATGCGCATGTGCCCCTTTATTTATAGTCGTTTTCAAGCTACTAAGGATGCTGATGTTTTCTTTAGGGCCCCTTATGTATATCGGTCAGTTTCTAGATGAAGAGCTGCGGATCATCTAACTGGATGGTAAGAACGACTGGCATAATTCCTGCATCATGGGCTATATATCCATGGTAAGTGCTTGAACGATGTGTGGTTCAGATCATTAGACCATGCTGTTTTGTGGTCCTTATCCAACATTTTATAATCCATCATGGATGATAAGCATCTCAATCTTGATTATATTTGACATCGAGTTCTGTATATCTCATTAAATAGACCATGTCACTTGCCTCGCACACTCATCAGATTGACTTAAACTAATAGTAGAGGAGATTGGGGGTAACACGGAGCTTGGTCAGGCCGTGACAGCCTAATttagtgtatgtgttatatatggaTGTTGGATGTcgaccatctgttttgccagcttattttagggcgcGAGCCCAAAAATGTAGCAGATCAagataatttttagatcaagatgatacttgtgttttccctttatctagttttatttatttatttattttttaatcatctTCACCCTCAAGTGATCAagtgattggatggcaaataaaaattatggtgggccttttgaaattttgtaaaggtaAGTGGTAATGGTACAATTTCCTTTGTGTGGTATAtttgagccttgaatctgcctattttttttaGGACATCCCTAAAATACTTTGTCAAAATGGATGTGAGTGGATAAAACCCTGCATCACCGTCGATTGGGTTCTACCCCACCATTGGAGATGGACAGTCCTGTCAGGGAATCtgtgagacccactgtgatgtatatactttattcacgccgttcatctattttgatacaTCATTAAAGACATTTATCCAATAGCGGGGTACATCAAAGGTTCAAGTGTACCGCACCACAGGAAGTAAGAAGCAGTAGGGATTCAActtctacagttgaaaacttagtagtgtccaccgtgatgtttatttcccatccaacctgctcataaaaTCACctggacatgaatgaagggaaaacataaatatcagctttggtttggtaggctttcaatccccacttcttcctttggtgtggtcgactCAAGCCTTCAATCTTTATATTTGTATGGCTAATGCCGAAAATGATATGtgacaatggatggacggtatggataaaatatagaCATCACGTTGGACTCCGACCGTCCGTCTTTTGCTAGGTACGGGTGGGGGTAGTACCGAATCTGCGACACTTTTGGACAGCGACCTGATTCAgtattatttataaataaataaataaagaatgaaagaaagaaaaaagacaatAATATGGTAAACTGGGACCCACCAAAATCATCTGATCATTTTCTTAAAAGTTGACTCCTCAAGTCATCAAGCGTTCAGAATCCACTCCATATTTGTTTCCTCGCCTTGGCTTTCTTTCATTCACAAACTCTAATATGGAGCTCCCACCTATGACCCTATGGCCATTTTTGTCATTTCTCCTTGTCTCTTCCACTCACGTTCCATGCTTCTTCGGATCAGCCGCTCACATCTCCAACGAAACCGATCACCTTGCTTTGCTCCACTTTAAAGTTCTGATAACCGACGGTCCTCTCCATTCCTTGAGCTCATGGAACCATACTCTCCACTTCTGTCGCTGGCAAGGAGTCACATGCGGAGGTCGCCGCCATCCTCAAAGGGTCATTGCCTTGATCCTCACAGAGaacaacttggtgggccccatttctcCCTTCATAGGCAACCTCACCTTCCTCAAGAGAATCGATCTCGCAAACAACAGCTTCAGAGGACCGATTCCTGAACAGATGGGCCAGTTGTTCTGCTTGTGGTTTCTCGCTCTGGACAATAACACACTCACCGGAGAAATTCCAACAAATCTGACCCACTCTTCGAAACTCGAATTCCTTTATCTTTCCAGGAATCGGTTGTCAGGGAGGATTCCAACTGAGATTGGCTCTCTATCGAAACTCACTAAATTGTATCTTGGTAAGAACAATCTTACAGGAAGCATCCCACTttcacttggaaacctttcgtCTCTCTCTTTACTTTATCTCACAAGAAACAGTCTGGATGGCAGCATACCAGATGACCTTGGTCGGTTGGCAAGCTTAGAGGTGTTTGCCATTAGTGAAAATGAACTGTCAGGTAGGATTCCACCCCAGCTATACAATCTCTCCTCTATTAAGGTTTTGGACGTGGGATTGAACAGATTGCACGGAAACCTTCCTCCTAACTTAGGCTTCACTCTTCCTAATCTCCAATGGCTTTCCACCACAGCAAACCAATTCACTGGACCCATACCaatttcattatccaatgcttcAGGACTCGTAATTATTGACCTTACTGACAATAGCTTTAGCGGATCTGTACCTACAAATTTGGGAAGCCTCAAGGGTCTGTCCGATTTACGTTTGTCGGGTAATAAACTTGGAATTGGAAAATCTCATGACTTGATTTTTCTCGATTCTTTGACCAATTGCAGTAGCTTACGAAAGCTGCAGGTAAAGAGTAATCATCTCAGCGGTGCGTTGCCCGACTCCATGTCTAATATTTCGACCCAActgactgttgagggtcaaatattgcatatcagacccatttattatatggatttacaagcatgataccgtttaatagcctgatttaattgtatttgtgatgcagagtgtatttacaagcatgaactgaaaaaatggtgcttaaaccatggatttaacgctctgatgatacccaaggcaagggacggactccaggggacgaagattgatggaattatgcatcaaggatccgaggaaatcaggccattcatattaaagaggcccgaaattggtgaagaatgcaagatcacatagttcccgccatctgattggctcaaaactttatacatggcctgagggccataaattagccgtacatatcaaatttcagccatcggatcactatggaagtgccccaactgacagatcagcccataaaccattgattctgggcccacctgatatctggaactatctcaactttggtctcggcggtttaaataagatgaggaaacaaatggatggtttggattttgataaaacatcacaatgggccccacatatacaaCGTGTGTATATGAGGTACACATCTACCCGAGCCGCACCAAACAAGctaaagcgggtcagcagcgctgacccgcatcttcttcccaAAAACGGAATTTCCGTTTCACGCGGCGAGACGAACGGACGCGGTCCgattttgcggacgctagtgggccccacacattgtcccagtagaaaatccaaaccgtccatcttgtagagggccataagttcttcaaacccatgttaaacttttggacccatgcaagcacacgtgcacgatacagaggccataagtggactgccctgcaacgttcaaattgatgtttgggtgatttcttctctgattccgcgtcaatggacgttcaaaactacccattattgaccgaaatttcgtcctgaatccaatggacggggtggatttcccagaaaatacctctgtggggcccaccgatcacgtcagcgccggaaccttacgcgcgtccgggaaatccggagattcgggggagttgtgggccacgatcatcaatcttttcgatgatctgaaccgtctaaataATAGAGAGGGAAGATCCCTCCACTTCCACGCTGGCAGAATCGATCAGACAATGAACAACGGTCCGCACGAAGTCTCTGATTACTGGCTGCGTAAACTGACCCGCGCTTCTTTGCCGATTCCTTGCTGTGAAAGGGGTCTTCTGCACGCACGACTCCAGCCGGGACTCCCTTCCACCGGCCTTCCTCCTATAAAAGGAGAAAACAGAGGTGAGGAGAAGGggagcagccgtggaggccaagagAAACGTGAAGGAGACGTGGAAACAGGGAGGGCTgttgctgctgtgcacggctggGAGAGAAAAGCAGAAGGCTGTATGTGGAGTGCACCGCTGGTTTCTCTGCTGCTGGAGACAGGGAGCAAGAGGATCGGTTTTTGAGCAGgagcaaggaagaaagaaagaggagaaaacgtgacgtttttttagtttttgtttttcctttcgtttcctttcatttatttctttccttcttgttctcttCTTTCTCGTTTTATTTCCTATTTGCTTTGACTTAGCctatatcatgtgtggctaaaacctcttagctaggctaagaggtgaagcctgtagcgagatgggagagtctaatTCTATGCACTTAATGATAATTTCTGAACTgagtttaagttgattattcatagttttcttagtctttaatggtctattgtgactgaaattacaatgggttgcgatggctttgaatatttcttccccttttcatgtttatgacgtcaggaggccctgttgttcatcattgtcccacgggcatggtaggatgacagtacccttcctgatcttcatacattgttgaatggttggtaattagtttaatcctgttgtttactttgtctcctgggcatggttagatgatggaatccattctaattcatacacatttcctctcttgaaacctatatcaatggcagttcagtaaatttccataatttgggatcctggcatacgatctccctgatctctacaagtggatcctctgaatccctagttcccttcctctaaattccttaaagttttagataattattccacaattatttctgaaattctatttggtttagatcatatcttagtctagttctatttctacttggtttcagataacgtacaggtatcagtccctgtggattcgacctcggtcttaccgagtttattactacatcacaaccctatacttggggagtgaacaagttttagcgccgttgctggggattgacttttctgaaattaattagttttagaattaggataagattaggattttactaactttaggttaaatgtttttattttattttatttttagaaactattattt is a genomic window containing:
- the LOC131254937 gene encoding LRR receptor-like serine/threonine-protein kinase EFR is translated as MELPPMTLWPFLSFLLVSSTHVPCFFGSAAHISNETDHLALLHFKVLITDGPLHSLSSWNHTLHFCRWQGVTCGGRRHPQRVIALILTENNLVGPISPFIGNLTFLKRIDLANNSFRGPIPEQMGQLFCLWFLALDNNTLTGEIPTNLTHSSKLEFLYLSRNRLSGRIPTEIGSLSKLTKLYLGKNNLTGSIPLSLGNLSSLSLLYLTRNSLDGSIPDDLGRLASLEVFAISENELSGRIPPQLYNLSSIKVLDVGLNRLHGNLPPNLGFTLPNLQWLSTTANQFTGPIPISLSNASGLVIIDLTDNSFSGSVPTNLGSLKGLSDLRLSGNKLGIGKSHDLIFLDSLTNCSSLRKLQPGLPSTGLPPIKGENRGEEKGSSRGGQEKREGDVETGRAVAAVHGWERKAEGCMWSAPLVSLLLETGSKRIGF